One Candidatus Babeliales bacterium DNA window includes the following coding sequences:
- the murA gene encoding UDP-N-acetylglucosamine 1-carboxyvinyltransferase, with the protein MNKEYLILQQSSNLQGTVNVSGAKNAVLVIIISLILTRGKSTLHHVPNSADVLILLHVLQKLGALVEFDTEDKILRVDTNSINSYAIEPEIMNKMRASILFMGPLLGRFGKAHVALPGGDLIGARPINYHLQGFKKLGVQITEKRPFIEACLQTEQSDQPVRIVLEYPSVGATENLIMFAAARAGETVIINAAIEPEVLDLIDVLKKMGANITCYPGLMIKIIGVATLNPITHAIIPDRIETGSLLLAAAITKGSIKLPNARADHLDMFLEKLKEMGHTVKTGTNPTDDYPLQGISLYACQNPRALSIKTGTYPGFPTDLQPLMMTALCLANGTSTIEETVFENRFIHVKELQKMGAEIAINGSVATIRRVDSFYGCEVIANDIRASCALALAGLVAVGETKMTGIYHWKRGYDQLEKKLAHLGANITLVEHEQQEIIVSMAPCLQTTQKPLE; encoded by the coding sequence ATGAACAAAGAATACCTTATTCTCCAACAATCATCAAATTTACAAGGCACTGTCAATGTTTCGGGCGCTAAAAATGCCGTCCTTGTGATCATTATTTCGCTCATCTTAACGCGCGGCAAATCTACCCTGCATCACGTGCCAAACTCAGCCGACGTGTTAATCCTTCTTCATGTCCTACAAAAATTAGGTGCGTTAGTCGAATTTGATACCGAAGACAAAATTCTACGCGTTGACACTAACTCCATTAATAGCTACGCGATTGAACCTGAAATCATGAACAAAATGCGCGCGTCTATTTTATTTATGGGTCCACTTTTGGGCCGTTTTGGCAAAGCACACGTTGCGCTACCCGGCGGCGACCTAATTGGCGCACGACCAATCAACTACCATCTACAAGGCTTTAAAAAACTTGGTGTACAAATCACCGAAAAACGCCCGTTCATTGAAGCCTGCCTGCAAACAGAACAGTCAGACCAACCTGTCAGAATTGTTTTAGAATACCCAAGTGTTGGCGCAACCGAAAATCTTATCATGTTTGCTGCCGCTCGAGCTGGTGAAACGGTTATTATTAACGCCGCTATTGAGCCTGAAGTGCTCGACTTAATTGATGTACTTAAAAAAATGGGAGCAAACATTACCTGCTATCCAGGGCTCATGATAAAGATTATTGGCGTTGCCACACTCAACCCCATAACACATGCCATCATTCCAGACCGCATAGAAACAGGCTCTCTCTTGCTGGCTGCCGCAATTACCAAGGGCTCTATAAAATTACCTAACGCACGAGCAGACCACTTAGACATGTTCTTGGAAAAATTAAAAGAAATGGGGCACACCGTAAAAACAGGCACTAATCCAACCGACGACTACCCATTGCAAGGCATTAGCTTGTACGCATGTCAAAATCCAAGAGCTTTAAGCATAAAAACGGGTACCTACCCAGGGTTTCCTACTGACTTACAACCACTCATGATGACCGCATTATGTTTGGCAAATGGCACCAGTACAATTGAAGAAACGGTTTTTGAAAATCGCTTCATTCACGTTAAAGAATTACAAAAAATGGGTGCCGAAATTGCTATTAATGGCTCTGTTGCAACAATTCGACGTGTCGATTCGTTTTATGGCTGCGAAGTTATAGCCAATGATATCAGGGCCTCATGCGCGCTTGCTCTAGCTGGCCTTGTAGCTGTTGGTGAAACAAAAATGACGGGAATTTATCATTGGAAACGCGGATACGATCAACTAGAAAAAAAGTTGGCGCATCTTGGTGCAAACATTACACTTGTTGAACATGAACAGCAAGAAATAATTGTTTCTATGGCCCCATGCCTGCAGACAACTCAGAAACCTCTCGAGTAA
- a CDS encoding thymidine kinase — MLHNNNKKGRLEVVCGSMFSGKTEELMRRLKRAEFAKQSVLVIKHSIDTRKNESCIVSHDGRERLAFPIDSGVEKILDLASDAVDVVGFDEIQFFPNEVIDVICKLIDKGKRVIVAGLDLDFRGEPFGITPLLMAVADEVTKLKAICVKCGRDAYHTQRIVNGKSARYEDPIILVGAEECYEARCRNCFEIDKFPVYRKKYSATQITN, encoded by the coding sequence ATGTTGCATAACAATAATAAAAAAGGCAGATTGGAAGTTGTTTGTGGCTCAATGTTTTCAGGAAAAACTGAAGAACTCATGCGCCGCTTAAAGCGTGCAGAATTTGCCAAGCAGTCGGTTTTGGTGATTAAACATTCAATAGATACGCGCAAAAATGAATCATGTATTGTTTCTCATGACGGCCGCGAGCGCCTTGCTTTTCCCATTGACTCTGGTGTTGAAAAGATTTTGGATTTGGCTAGTGATGCTGTTGATGTTGTTGGTTTTGATGAGATTCAATTTTTCCCCAATGAAGTTATTGATGTTATTTGTAAGCTTATTGATAAAGGTAAGCGTGTAATTGTTGCCGGCCTTGATCTTGACTTTCGTGGTGAACCTTTTGGCATAACGCCCTTGCTCATGGCCGTTGCCGATGAAGTAACCAAGCTCAAAGCGATTTGTGTTAAATGCGGGCGCGATGCTTATCATACGCAGCGAATAGTTAATGGTAAGTCTGCGCGGTATGAAGATCCAATTATTTTGGTTGGTGCAGAAGAATGCTATGAAGCCCGGTGCAGAAATTGTTTTGAAATTGATAAGTTCCCTGTTTATCGCAAAAAATATTCCGCAACTCAAATAACTAATTAG
- the kdsB gene encoding 3-deoxy-manno-octulosonate cytidylyltransferase translates to MIGNKTVACVIPARLASTRFPNKVIAPLLGKPLLQWVWEATQQVKLFDHVVFAIDSMVTAAYVEAIGAPYIMTSVECPTGTDRLIEVVQQGTIKADIWVLWQCDEPFITSMMIDALLQSCLHDGADMWTLKKRIFEDSVIFSPNVVKVVSDITGKALYFSRSPIPFYREKNLEQFYYQHIGIYAYTPAALERIACFKQTPLELAESIEVLRSLQHGLKIGIHETVHDAAEVNTYEDMLLAEQYAQTANLR, encoded by the coding sequence ATGATCGGCAATAAAACTGTTGCATGTGTAATTCCTGCTCGCCTGGCTTCAACTCGTTTTCCTAACAAGGTTATAGCACCTTTACTTGGTAAGCCGTTATTGCAGTGGGTGTGGGAGGCGACTCAGCAAGTAAAGCTTTTCGATCATGTTGTTTTTGCCATAGATTCAATGGTTACCGCCGCGTATGTTGAGGCAATTGGAGCTCCCTACATTATGACTTCAGTTGAATGCCCAACTGGTACCGATCGTTTGATTGAAGTTGTCCAACAAGGTACTATAAAAGCAGATATTTGGGTTTTATGGCAATGTGACGAGCCCTTTATAACTTCCATGATGATTGATGCGCTTTTGCAAAGTTGTTTGCACGATGGTGCTGATATGTGGACGCTTAAAAAGCGCATTTTTGAAGATAGTGTTATTTTTTCTCCAAACGTTGTTAAAGTGGTTAGTGATATTACTGGCAAAGCGCTTTATTTTTCGCGAAGCCCAATCCCTTTTTATCGTGAAAAAAATCTTGAGCAATTTTATTACCAACACATTGGTATTTATGCTTATACGCCAGCAGCGCTTGAGCGTATTGCTTGTTTTAAACAGACGCCGCTGGAGTTGGCAGAAAGTATAGAAGTTTTGCGTTCGCTGCAACATGGTCTTAAGATTGGCATTCATGAGACGGTTCATGATGCAGCCGAGGTAAATACCTACGAAGATATGCTTTTGGCTGAGCAATATGCTCAGACTGCAAACTTAAGATAA
- the radA gene encoding DNA repair protein RadA, translated as MAVKQKLTYSCTNCHYVSVKWVGCCPGCSEWNSFIERQISAISSGSLAKGARVVAAKPTSLVNLSQIEDEAQERMCSGMQEWDRVLGGGVLPGSFIILTGDPGIGKSTLLMQVANRIAQRHKVIYISSEEALHQVKNRASRLGVGTTNLLFSDQPDLESIIATGLEHKPDLLILDSIQNCHLSFDSHVIPGTVAQLREVGFRLMKFAKENNVAVLVTGHVTKEGQMAGPKVLEHIVDAVFYLNAEDRWQTRVLRSVKNRFGAINEVGFFQMEEHGLAEVTNINQQLISESSSTPGSVLVCSVEGSRPLVLELQALVVSSKFGMPQRVVTGLDQKRVVLIAAILEKYLHIKFSSQDIFFKVSGGFKIKESSSDLGIALALLSSYFQKPLPGHSVAIAELSLTGQVKPANQVSACIKEVEKFGLEHVFVAKNQKVTSSCNLVTFKNVYELLQLFPEDS; from the coding sequence TTGGCAGTTAAGCAAAAATTAACGTATTCATGTACCAATTGCCATTATGTAAGCGTAAAATGGGTTGGGTGTTGTCCTGGGTGCAGCGAATGGAACAGTTTCATTGAGCGGCAAATTTCGGCTATTTCGAGCGGGTCGTTGGCAAAAGGAGCTCGTGTTGTTGCGGCCAAGCCCACTAGTTTGGTAAATTTGAGCCAAATTGAAGATGAAGCGCAAGAGCGCATGTGTTCTGGTATGCAAGAGTGGGACCGGGTGCTTGGTGGTGGTGTGTTGCCAGGCTCGTTTATTATTTTGACGGGCGACCCAGGCATTGGAAAATCTACGCTCTTAATGCAGGTAGCCAATCGCATTGCGCAGCGCCACAAAGTTATTTATATTTCTTCTGAAGAGGCCTTGCACCAAGTAAAAAATAGAGCCAGTAGACTTGGTGTGGGCACCACAAATTTACTCTTTTCTGATCAGCCAGATTTAGAAAGTATTATTGCTACTGGTTTGGAGCATAAACCAGATTTACTTATTTTAGACTCAATTCAAAACTGTCATCTTTCATTTGATTCTCATGTTATTCCCGGTACTGTTGCCCAGTTGCGTGAGGTTGGTTTTAGGCTTATGAAATTTGCCAAAGAAAACAATGTTGCTGTGTTGGTTACCGGTCATGTGACCAAAGAAGGTCAGATGGCAGGTCCCAAGGTTTTAGAGCATATTGTGGATGCGGTTTTTTACTTGAATGCTGAAGATCGTTGGCAAACGCGCGTTTTACGTTCGGTTAAAAACCGTTTTGGTGCTATTAATGAAGTTGGTTTCTTTCAAATGGAAGAGCATGGCTTGGCAGAAGTTACCAATATCAATCAGCAGCTTATTTCTGAAAGTTCTAGTACCCCTGGTTCAGTTTTAGTATGTAGTGTTGAGGGTTCGCGTCCCTTGGTGCTTGAGTTACAAGCGTTAGTTGTTAGTTCAAAGTTTGGGATGCCGCAGCGTGTGGTAACCGGTCTTGATCAAAAGCGTGTAGTGCTGATTGCTGCTATTCTTGAAAAATATTTGCATATAAAATTTAGCAGCCAAGATATCTTTTTTAAAGTGAGTGGGGGCTTTAAAATTAAAGAAAGCTCCAGCGATCTCGGGATAGCGCTTGCGCTGCTTTCAAGTTATTTTCAAAAACCGCTCCCAGGCCATTCTGTGGCTATTGCAGAGTTAAGTTTGACGGGGCAAGTTAAGCCTGCAAATCAAGTTTCTGCGTGCATAAAAGAGGTTGAAAAATTTGGTTTGGAACATGTTTTTGTGGCTAAAAATCAAAAAGTCACCAGTTCTTGCAATCTGGTGACTTTTAAAAATGTTTACGAATTGTTACAGTTATTTCCGGAAGATTCTTAA
- a CDS encoding NYN domain-containing protein: protein MIIVIDGYNLLRHIFPKAKGLLDKQRQQLIKQLGLYKAKKKEGAKEIVVVFDGGTFGHASREVRNGIVIIFSGQKSSADDWIIEYTEKKKGEEILLVSLDRKLIQACEKYQAHSIDVFEFYTIVQDILLDTTSFQNPSPSTSIIQKYEPLEDLEDFSATIDQKSLDALMEAASMDTNPKETGKSSIVTNRKDRSSPSKKLSKQEKNIYHKIKKLH, encoded by the coding sequence GTGATCATTGTTATAGATGGCTACAACCTCTTACGACACATTTTCCCAAAAGCAAAGGGACTGCTAGACAAACAACGGCAGCAATTAATAAAACAATTGGGCTTGTATAAGGCAAAAAAAAAAGAGGGCGCCAAAGAAATAGTAGTCGTTTTTGACGGTGGCACCTTTGGTCACGCCTCGCGGGAAGTAAGAAATGGTATTGTCATTATTTTTTCTGGCCAAAAATCATCGGCCGACGACTGGATTATTGAATACACCGAAAAGAAAAAAGGAGAAGAGATACTCCTAGTAAGTCTAGATAGAAAACTTATTCAAGCCTGCGAAAAATACCAAGCCCACTCTATCGACGTTTTTGAGTTCTATACCATTGTTCAAGATATCTTACTCGACACAACCTCTTTCCAAAACCCTTCACCCTCAACGTCAATAATCCAAAAATATGAACCACTGGAAGACCTAGAAGACTTTTCAGCCACCATCGACCAAAAATCGCTCGATGCACTGATGGAAGCAGCCAGCATGGACACAAACCCCAAAGAGACAGGGAAAAGCTCAATTGTGACAAATAGAAAAGATCGCTCAAGCCCTTCAAAAAAGCTTTCAAAACAAGAAAAAAACATTTATCATAAAATAAAAAAGCTTCATTAA
- a CDS encoding F0F1 ATP synthase subunit gamma, with protein MSELVRLKQQIKSIQTTRKITHAVRLVSMSLYARFEKQNTGLGYYMDSIKRSLLDLAVGRLGIDWKNDLLFPEDILDSTPLYIIISSAKGLCGSFNSSLFRYIERSLFIEEHQSPRFIIVGQKAMRFINDKSWGDVICHYGELNSGNYISIANDLVNKIVTSKSVPSSIVFFNSFLKSFFIQEPRKTVFTPLSLEENFSKMTSTQNKNDESIDQKKTTIDYVWEQEPQDVLDSLAVSYIKVFVMNILFQSLLAEQAARFLAMDSATTNADKYLEKLILHYNKQRQSAITREVSELSAGMGP; from the coding sequence ATGAGTGAATTAGTAAGACTTAAGCAACAAATAAAATCGATTCAGACGACACGCAAAATTACGCATGCCGTTCGACTTGTCTCTATGTCTTTGTATGCGCGGTTTGAGAAGCAAAATACTGGGCTTGGCTATTATATGGACAGTATTAAGCGGAGCTTGCTTGATCTTGCAGTAGGTCGTTTGGGTATTGATTGGAAAAATGATTTGTTGTTTCCTGAAGATATTTTAGATTCAACGCCTTTATACATTATTATTTCCAGTGCTAAGGGTTTGTGTGGCTCTTTTAACTCGTCATTATTTCGCTATATAGAGCGCTCGTTATTTATTGAAGAGCATCAAAGTCCGCGGTTTATTATTGTTGGGCAAAAGGCCATGCGCTTTATTAATGACAAGTCGTGGGGTGATGTAATTTGCCATTATGGTGAACTTAATTCGGGCAATTACATAAGTATTGCTAATGATTTAGTCAATAAAATTGTTACGAGTAAATCAGTTCCATCGTCGATTGTTTTTTTTAATAGTTTTTTAAAATCATTTTTTATTCAAGAGCCGAGAAAGACCGTTTTTACGCCGCTTTCTTTGGAGGAAAATTTTTCAAAAATGACTAGCACTCAAAATAAAAATGATGAGTCTATTGATCAAAAAAAAACGACTATTGATTATGTTTGGGAACAAGAACCACAAGATGTTTTAGATAGTTTGGCGGTTTCTTACATAAAAGTTTTTGTTATGAATATTCTCTTTCAGTCATTGTTAGCCGAGCAGGCCGCGCGGTTTTTGGCTATGGACAGCGCAACAACTAATGCTGATAAATATCTTGAAAAGCTTATTTTGCATTATAACAAGCAACGGCAATCGGCCATTACTCGAGAGGTTTCTGAGTTGTCTGCAGGCATGGGGCCATAG
- the tsaE gene encoding tRNA (adenosine(37)-N6)-threonylcarbamoyltransferase complex ATPase subunit type 1 TsaE — MFYEFSADQIIHFVQTILVPLTQKCTVFTLTGPLGAGKTTLVKEILRQCGVTDTVTSPTFGYVNSYRNAEETTFHHFDLYRIGSLEEFIDAGFDEYLNTPNSLCFIEWPEVIKPLLDQLIEQKKVCHITLSYDPESIEKRRCVLK, encoded by the coding sequence ATGTTTTACGAATTTAGCGCCGACCAAATCATTCATTTTGTTCAAACAATACTGGTACCGCTCACGCAAAAATGTACTGTTTTTACCTTAACAGGACCATTAGGAGCTGGGAAAACAACTCTGGTTAAAGAAATTTTGCGTCAATGTGGCGTAACAGACACCGTCACAAGTCCAACATTTGGCTACGTTAACAGCTACAGAAATGCCGAAGAAACAACGTTTCATCATTTCGATTTGTACAGAATAGGCTCGCTTGAAGAGTTTATAGACGCAGGATTTGATGAATATCTTAACACGCCAAATTCCTTGTGTTTTATTGAATGGCCAGAAGTCATAAAACCACTACTAGATCAACTTATTGAACAAAAAAAAGTCTGTCACATAACACTGTCTTATGACCCAGAAAGCATAGAAAAGAGACGTTGCGTCTTAAAATAA